The following coding sequences lie in one Microbacterium sp. XT11 genomic window:
- a CDS encoding GNAT family N-acetyltransferase — protein MSGDAVIRPATAADEPALARLWAAAFTPPLAPDQWLVDARRHKHTLVAEDADGLCGSIYGVPKRLRERDGGTAAVHAIGSVAVDARARGRGLARRLVAASLQTAGDADWALLFTGTPEVYRSSGFETFAMDRVLAGPWRAPSAAEGAAGVPAGTGDGVLRRRIGANGGRPSASGAAVLPDAVRIAYEHSREGLVLAPVRREVDWEMAAVRLRGALLYTHETTDSAYVVATIRGTTGVVCEAALPTDADADGIRHALLTALAADWEAADVTDCDIAVPARPGDEGAFAGFAPEARRLTDHTGMTRALRRRPRLDGIRHFTEADYF, from the coding sequence ATGAGCGGCGACGCGGTGATCCGACCGGCGACCGCGGCGGACGAACCCGCCCTCGCCCGGCTCTGGGCCGCCGCGTTCACGCCTCCGCTGGCACCGGATCAATGGCTCGTGGATGCGCGGCGGCACAAGCACACGCTGGTCGCGGAGGATGCGGACGGCCTGTGCGGGTCGATCTACGGCGTGCCCAAGAGACTGCGCGAGCGCGACGGCGGAACAGCCGCCGTGCACGCCATCGGCAGCGTCGCGGTCGACGCCAGGGCGCGCGGCCGGGGACTCGCGCGCCGTCTCGTCGCGGCCTCGCTGCAGACGGCGGGGGATGCGGACTGGGCGCTGCTGTTCACCGGCACCCCCGAGGTCTACCGGTCGAGCGGTTTCGAGACGTTCGCGATGGATCGCGTGCTCGCGGGGCCGTGGAGAGCACCGTCCGCTGCGGAGGGAGCCGCCGGAGTGCCCGCCGGCACCGGCGACGGGGTGCTGCGGCGGCGGATCGGTGCGAACGGCGGCCGGCCCTCGGCATCCGGAGCTGCCGTCCTTCCCGACGCCGTGCGCATCGCCTACGAGCACTCCCGGGAAGGTCTGGTGCTCGCGCCGGTGCGCAGGGAGGTGGACTGGGAGATGGCCGCCGTGCGGCTCCGCGGCGCGCTCCTGTACACGCACGAGACGACCGACTCGGCCTACGTCGTCGCCACGATCCGCGGAACGACCGGCGTGGTGTGCGAGGCCGCGCTGCCGACGGATGCCGATGCCGACGGCATCCGTCATGCGCTCCTCACCGCGCTCGCCGCGGACTGGGAGGCCGCCGATGTGACGGACTGCGACATCGCTGTTCCCGCCCGCCCCGGTGATGAGGGCGCGTTCGCTGGCTTCGCGCCGGAGGCGAGGCGCCTCACCGATCACACCGGCATGACTCGTGCACTGCGGCGCCGTCCGCGCCTCGACGGCATCCGACACTTCACGGAGGCCGACTACTTCTGA
- a CDS encoding peptidase C14 codes for MTMTRDENTDPGALRSRRMVLAGFGAAALGGVAAVATHTPAQAAGPAVPQAATSARSVGSAGTVDELSGVKGKAGDLVAVAGHTTPGDGGGGTYRLVTADPPAPNGGTVVAGKGGSWVLVHSGVVDFRVFGLFDASQPADDALDAMVGDPSIHRIEAHTDLNFVRRHRFSRSNIAFDFGNHLMTTEGIENAGKDDPFAAVMFFRGEVTDAVQEARLGEDVPDLADVFPVADSSFFAVGEWYAAEVNPLKGRWERELQRLVQVTQIVDGTHIRVNYQNGWPLGKDRSITWRRIVPVHDVRVSNLRFRGGGADEFTGSHPLAFEYAVRCDVDHIDGTATFWPLIQRRWNTYYSTESCNLTNPTSVTWGGAGYLTQQIYCLYGYVANCHTSNARHLNDFTASAYCLVENCHGDGDDQGPFVTHGQYEHDLTYVGNSGLMTFANSGAAWGSAAKRITVRKHVCSWFVARVRVTDLTLEDVRVIGKPSLAGSGMLWINADGAQLRGCTASDTLIITQQSDASSRPTVIADSNFTFTAPSELTNASVTTPVTFVDTVLDGVGGMKVNGPGAVTFRGATLTAPATADPVSLASARVRFDGATLSGARVVAAGPDGQEIEFTGTTVEGASGAVISRAGSGERRVLLSGSTLRGKDAVHVALTDGRNHYRAVGTRFEGGAIELRDSGFGDGSTLLHTGNVELGVTRTAFPEAGDRVVDTANVVA; via the coding sequence ATGACGATGACGCGTGATGAGAACACCGACCCCGGCGCGCTGCGCAGCAGGCGCATGGTGCTGGCCGGCTTCGGGGCAGCCGCGCTCGGCGGAGTGGCGGCCGTGGCCACGCACACGCCGGCGCAGGCGGCGGGGCCGGCCGTGCCGCAGGCCGCGACGAGCGCCCGCTCGGTCGGCAGTGCCGGGACCGTCGACGAGCTCAGCGGGGTGAAGGGCAAGGCCGGCGACCTCGTCGCGGTGGCCGGACACACGACACCCGGCGACGGCGGAGGCGGAACATACCGGCTCGTGACCGCCGACCCGCCCGCACCCAACGGCGGCACCGTCGTGGCGGGCAAGGGCGGATCGTGGGTGCTCGTGCACTCCGGCGTGGTGGACTTCCGGGTGTTCGGGCTGTTCGACGCCTCGCAGCCGGCGGATGACGCGCTCGACGCCATGGTGGGCGATCCCTCCATCCACCGCATCGAGGCGCACACCGACCTCAACTTCGTTCGCAGGCACCGGTTCTCGCGCTCGAACATCGCGTTCGACTTCGGCAACCACCTCATGACGACCGAGGGCATCGAGAACGCAGGGAAGGACGATCCGTTCGCCGCGGTCATGTTCTTCCGCGGCGAGGTGACGGATGCCGTGCAGGAGGCGCGGCTCGGCGAGGACGTGCCCGACCTCGCCGACGTCTTCCCCGTGGCCGACTCGTCGTTCTTCGCGGTCGGCGAGTGGTATGCGGCCGAGGTGAATCCGCTCAAGGGCCGATGGGAGCGCGAGCTGCAGCGGCTCGTACAGGTCACGCAGATCGTCGACGGCACGCACATCCGCGTGAACTACCAGAACGGCTGGCCGCTGGGGAAGGACCGCTCGATCACGTGGCGGCGCATCGTCCCCGTGCACGACGTGCGCGTCTCGAACCTGCGGTTCCGAGGCGGCGGGGCCGACGAGTTCACCGGATCGCATCCGCTCGCGTTTGAATACGCGGTGCGCTGCGACGTCGACCACATCGACGGCACCGCCACGTTCTGGCCGCTCATCCAGCGCCGGTGGAACACCTACTACTCGACGGAGAGCTGCAACCTGACCAACCCGACGTCGGTCACCTGGGGCGGCGCCGGGTACCTGACGCAGCAGATCTACTGCCTCTACGGCTACGTCGCGAACTGCCACACGTCGAACGCACGGCACCTCAACGACTTCACGGCGAGCGCCTACTGCCTGGTGGAGAACTGCCACGGCGACGGCGACGACCAGGGGCCGTTCGTCACCCACGGACAGTACGAGCACGACCTCACCTACGTCGGCAACTCGGGCCTCATGACGTTCGCGAACTCGGGCGCGGCGTGGGGCTCTGCGGCAAAGCGCATCACGGTGCGCAAGCACGTCTGCTCGTGGTTCGTGGCCCGCGTGCGCGTCACCGACCTCACCCTGGAGGACGTGCGGGTCATCGGGAAGCCGTCGCTGGCGGGGTCGGGCATGCTGTGGATCAACGCCGACGGGGCGCAGCTGCGCGGGTGCACGGCATCCGACACGCTCATCATCACCCAGCAGTCGGATGCCTCGTCGCGACCGACCGTCATCGCGGACTCGAACTTCACGTTCACCGCGCCAAGCGAGCTCACGAACGCCTCGGTCACGACGCCCGTGACGTTCGTCGACACCGTGCTCGACGGCGTGGGCGGCATGAAGGTCAACGGCCCCGGTGCCGTGACGTTCCGCGGTGCGACGTTGACCGCACCCGCGACGGCGGATCCCGTCTCGCTTGCATCGGCGCGCGTGCGTTTCGACGGGGCCACCCTGTCGGGTGCGCGTGTCGTCGCGGCGGGGCCGGACGGACAGGAGATCGAGTTCACCGGCACGACGGTCGAAGGGGCGTCAGGAGCGGTGATCTCGCGTGCGGGTTCGGGGGAGCGCCGCGTGCTGCTCTCCGGGTCGACGCTGCGGGGGAAGGACGCCGTTCACGTCGCGCTCACCGACGGGCGCAACCATTACCGTGCCGTCGGCACCCGCTTCGAGGGCGGAGCGATCGAGCTGCGGGATTCCGGGTTCGGCGACGGATCGACGCTGCTGCACACGGGCAACGTCGAGCTCGGGGTGACGCGCACCGCGTTCCCGGAGGCGGGCGACAGGGTCGTCGACACCGCGAACGTGGTGGCATGA